GTTCGGCACACGGCCGATCGACACGATCAGGCGGTCCGCGTCGAGCGTCTTCGCGTTGCCGTCCTTGTCCGTGTAAGCGATCGACACGCTGTTGCCCGTCGTCTTCACTTCACCGACCTTCACGCCGACGTGGATGTCGAGACCCTGCTTCTTGAACTGCTTGGCGGCTTCCTTCGCGAGCGCCTGGTCGGCGGCGCCGAGGAATTCGGGCAGCGCTTCGAGCACGGTGACTTCCGCGCCCAGACGGCGCCACACCGAGCCCAGCTCCAGGCCGATCACGCCGGCGCCGATGACGGCGAGCTTCTTCGGCACTTCGGTGAACGACAGCGCGCCTTCGTTGTCGGCGACGATCTTGTTGTCGACGGGAACGTTGGGCAGGTGACGCGCCTTCGAGCCCGTCGCGATGATCACGTTCTTCGCCGTGACCACTTCCGTTTCGCCTTCGCCCGACACTTCGATCTGCACACCGGCGTCCGTCTTGCCCGTGAACTTGCCGTGGCCCTTGAGCCACGTGATCTTGTTCTTGCGGAACAGGAACTCGATGCCCTTCGTCATCTTTTCGACGATGCCTTCCTTGCGGGCCAGCATCTTCGCGATGTCGACCTTCACGTTTTCCACGCTGATGCCGTGGTCCGCGAGGTGATGCGACGCGTTTTCGAACTCTTCCGACGAAGCCAGCAGCGCCTTCGACGGAATGCAGCCGACGTTCAGGCACGTGCCGCCCAGCTTCAATGTGCCGGCCGGGTTCTTCCACTTTTCGATACAGGCAACCGTCTTGCCGAGCTGCGCAGCGCGAATGGCCGCGATATAGCCGCCGGGACCGGCACCGATCACGACGACGTCAAATTCTTTGGACATGACTATCCTTTTTGGCTAGCCGACGCGGCCGCGCTCCGCGGCGCGCGTGGCTTCAGATACTGCGGGAATGCGAGAAACACCCGATGCATATATCGCGACGGCGGCTTGAAGTTTCAAGCCGCCGTGCGGCATGCATTACAGGTCGAGCAGCAGACGGGCCGGATCTTCCAGCGCGTCCTTCATCGCGACCAGCGACAGCACGGCTTCGCGGCCGTCGATGATACGGTGGTCGTACGACAGCGCCAGATAGTTCATCGGGCGGATCACGATCTGGCCGTTTTCGACCACTGCGCGCTCCTTCGTCGCGTGCACGCCGAGGATCGCCGATTGCGGCGGGTTGATGATCGGGGTCGACAGCATCGAGCCGAACACACCGCCATTCGAGATCGAGAACGTACCGCCCGTCATTTCTTCGATCGACAGCTTGCCGTCCTTTGCCTTCTGGCCGAATTCGGCGATCTTCTTCTCGATGTCCGCGAGGCTCATCTGGTCTGCGTTGCGCAGGATCGGCACGACGAGGCCGCGCGGCGAGCCGACGGCGATACCGATGTCGAAGTAGCCGTGATAGACGATGTCGTTACCGTCGATCGACGCGTTCACCAGCGGGAACTTCTTCAGCGCGTGCACAGCCGCCTTCACGAAGAACGACATGAAGCCGAGCTTCACGCCATGTTCCTTCTCGAACTTGTCCTTGTACTTGTTGCGCAGGTCCATGACGGGCGCCATGTTCACTTCGTTGAACGTCGTGAGGATGGCGTTGGTTTGCTGCGACTCGAGCAGACGCTCGGCGATACGCGCGCGCAGGCGCGACATCGGCACGCGTTGTTCCGGACGGTCCTTCAGCCACTGGTCAGCCGATGCCGGCGCGCCGACTTGCGGCAGGGCCGGCTTGGCAGCGCGTGCGGGCGCTGCTGCCGGTGCCGGCGCAGCCTTGGCAGCCGGTGCGCCTGCGGCGACGGCGTCCTGCTTCGTGATGCGGCCATCGCGGCCCGTGCCGGCGACGTCGCCTGCAGCGACGCCCTTCTCGGCCAGAATCTTCGTCGCAGCCGGCGATGCCGCGGTGTTTGCGCCCGCCACAGCGGCAGCCTGTGCCGGTGCGGCGGCAGTTGCCGGTTCAGCTTGCGGAGCCGGCTTGACTTCGGCTTCGACAGCCGCTTCGCCCGCCTTGCCTTCCGTATCGATCTTGGCGATCACTTCGTCGGCGACCACGATATCGCCGTCGTTCTTGATGACCTGCGCGAGCACGCCTGCCGACGGCGCCGGCACTTCGAGTACGACCTTGTCGGTCTCGATTTCGATCAGGATTTCGTCCTGGGCGACAGCTTCGCCCGGCTTCTTCTTCCACTGCAGCATCGTGGCTTCCGAGACGGACTCGGACAGCTGGGGGACCTTGACTTCAACAATAGCCATTTGATTTCTCTGAATACGTATCGGGTGACAACGAACCTTGTGCGAGCCGCGTCCGATATTTGCGCGTAGTAGTCGCGCTTACATGGGATGTTCCGACGCGGGGCGGGAAAGCGCTCAGCGCTTTCCCGGTTCGCTCTCTGTGGTTATTTAACGATGGACGCGCCTTTCAGACGGCCAAACGCGCCTTCGATCAGCGCCTTCTGCTGCTCGTAGTGCTTCGCGTAGTAGCCGACAGCGGGCGAAGCCGAAGCGGGACGGCCGCTGTACGCCAGCTTCTGTCCTTCCTTCATGCCTTCGCGCAGGTGATGTTCGATGTAGAACCACGGGCCCTGATTCTGCGGCTCGTCCTGCACCCACACCACTTCGGTTGCGTTGTCGTACTTCTTCAGTTCGGCTTCGAACTGCTTGTGCGCGAACGGATAGAGCTGTTCGATACGCAGGATCGCGACGTCTTGCGCCTTCGCTTCGCGGCGATGCGCGACGAGGTCGTAGTACACACGGCCCGAGCAGACCAGCACGCGCTTGACCTTCTTCGCGTCGATCGAATCGTCCGCTTCGCCGAGAACCGGCTGGAACGAGCCCTTCGCGAGTTCCGACAGATCCGACACGGCTTCCTTGTGACGCAGCAGCGACTTCGGCGTGAAGACGACGAGCGGCTTGCGGAACAGGCGGATCATCTGGCGGCGCAGCAGGTGGAAAACCTGTGCCGGCGTGGTCGGCTGAACGACCTGCATGTTGTGATCTGCGCACAGTTGCAGGAAGCGCTCGATACGCGCCGACGAGTGCTCCGGACCCTGGCCTTCGTAGCCGTGCGGCAGCAGCATCGTCAGGCCCGACACGCGGCCCCACTTCACTTCGCCCGACGAGATGAACTGGTCGATCACGACCTGCGCGCCGTTCACGAAGTCGCCGAACTGCGCTTCCCACGCGACGAACGTGTTCGGCTCAGCCGTCGAGTAGCCGTATTCGAAGCCGAGCACGGCTTCTTCCGACAGCACCGAGTCGATCACCGTGAACTTCGCCTGACCTTCGGCGATGTTCTGCAGCGGCACGTACGTGCCGTCGTTCCAGCGTTCGCGGTTCTGGTCGTGCAGCACCGCATGGCGGTGCGTGAACGTGCCACGGCCCGAGTCCTGACCCGTCAGGCGCACGGCATAGCCCGATGCGACCAGCGACGCGAATGCCAGATGCTCGCCCATGCCCCAGTCGAGTTGCGCTTCGCCACGGCCCATTGCACGGCGGTCGTTGATCACGCGCTCGACCAGCGGGTGAACCTTGAAGCCTTCGGGGATCGTCGTGATGCGCTCGGCCAGACGCTTGAGTTCGGCGAGCGGCACGGCCGTGTCCGCTGCGTCCGTCCACTTGCGGTTCAGGAACGGAACCCAGTCGACAGCGTACTTGCTCTTGTAGTTCGACAGGACCGGGTCGACCGTGTGGTGACCTTCGTCCATCGCCTTGCGGTATGCCTTGACGAATTCATCGCCTTGATCGGCGGTGATGACGCCTTGCTGCACGAGCTTTTCAGCGTACAGCGCGCGCGTGCCCGGGTGCTTGGCGATCGTCTTGTACATCAGCGGCTGCGTGACAGCGGGCGTGTCCTGCTCGTTGTGGCCCAGCTTGCGGAAGCAGATGATGTCGATCACGACATCCTTGTGGAACTGCATCCGGAAGTCGATGGCCATTTGCGTGGCCAGTACGACGGCTTCGGGATCGTCGCCGTTCACGTGCAGCACGGGCGCTTCGATCATCTTGACGACGTCCGAGCAATAGAGCGTCGAACGTGCGTCGCGCGGGTCGGACGTGGTGAAGCCGATCTGGTTGTTGATGACGATGTGCAGCGTGCCGTGCGTGCCGTAACCGCGCGTTTGCGCCAGGTTCAGCGTTTCCATCACGACGCCCTGGCCAGCAAAGGCAGCGTCGCCGTGGATCTGCACGGGCAGCACCTGCAGGCCGTTCTCGTCGCCGCGACGATCCATACGGGCCTTCGCCGAGCCTTCGACCACCGGGTTGACGATTTCGAGGTGCGACGGGTTGAACGCGAGCGACAGGTGAACCGGGCCGCCTTCCGTCGCGACATCCGACGAGAAGCCCTTGTGGTACTTCACATCGCCTGCGGGCAGATCGTCGACGTGCTTGCCTTCGAATTCGGCGAACAGGTCCGCGGGCATCTTGCCCAGCGTGTTGACCAGCACGTTCAGACGGCCGCGGTGCGCCATGCCGATGACGATTTCCTGCACGCCGCTCTTGCCTGCGTGGTGCACGACTTCGTCCATCGACGCGATGAAGCTTTCGCCGCCTTCCAGCGAGAAGCGCTTCTGACCGACGTACTTGGTGTGCAGGAAGCGCTCGAGGCCTTCTGCTGCCGTCAGACGGTTCAGGATGTGCTTCTTCTTGTCAGCCGTGAAGTTCGGCGTGGAGCGGATCGATTCGAGACGTTCCTTCCACCAGCGCTTCTGTTCGGGATCGCTCAGGTACATGTACTCGGCGCCGATCGTGCCGCAGTACGTGTCGCGCAACGCCTTGACGATGTCCCGCAGCGAAGCCTGCTCGAAACCGAAGTACAGGTTGTTCGTGTTGAACGTCTGGTCCATGTCGGCTTCGGTGAAGTCGTAGAACGCAGGTTCAAGCTCGGGAATGTTCGGACGTTCGCGGCGCTTCAGCGGATCGAGGTTGGCCCATTGCGAGCCGAGGAAGCGATATGCGCCGATGAGGGACTGCACATAGACTTGCTTGCGCGCGGTGGTGAGATCCTCACCGCCCGTGCGCGGCAGAAAGGCATTCGCCTTTGCGCGCTGAGCAAACGATTCGACGATCGGGCCATGGGCCACGTCGTTGGCACTGGTGCCATCCGATGCAGGAACGTTCTGCAGAGCGTCGAAATAATTGCGCCAGGTCTCGGGCACTGACGCGGGATTGTCGAGATATGCTTCGTACAACTCTTCTACGTACGGAGCATTGCCGCCGAACAGATACGAGTTCGACTGGAATTGCTTCATCATTTTACGCTCACCTTTCTTCGAGCTTCTCGAGAAATAGCGGGTTACTGAACCTTCCGCGACACGGCCTGACCGTTTAGCGGATTGCGCGAATCAAGTCTTGCTTGGAAGGACCTAAAACTTGCACTCGCCGGAGCATATCACATAACCCATAGTTGACATAGGACAGGCCCCAACTGGAAAGCCCGTGGTACGGGGCTTTGCGGCAAGTTTTATGCTTGCGTAACAGTGTTTGCGGCACTGCAGAAGAATACTTTAGGCGCTTCCACGAAGCTCTGCAGCGAAACGCGCAACGCAAATGCAAAAAGCCGCCCGAGGGCGGCTTTTTGCTGAGGCTTGCGCGAGACTTCGCGATCAGTCGACGGCAGCTTCGCGGCTGGCGCGGCGGCGCTCGTGTTCCTTCAGATGGCGCTTGCGCAGACGGATGCTTTGCGGCGTCACTTCGACGAGTTCGTCTTCGTCGATGAATTCGACCGCGTATTCGAGCGACATCTGGATGGCCGGCACGAGGCGCACGGCTTCGTCGGTGCCCGACGCACGCACGTTGGTCAGCTGCTTGCCTTTGATCGGGTTCACGACGAGGTCGTTGTCACGGCTGTGAATGCCGATGATCATGCCTTCGTACAGCGCATCGCCCGGCTTCACGAACATGCGGCCGCGATCCTGCAGCTTCCACAGCGCGTAGGCGACAGCCGCGCCGTCGTCCTGCGAGATCAGCACGCCGTTGCGGCGCTCGCCGAGCGAGCCGTCCTTGACGGGCGCGTATTCGTCGAACACGTGGCTCATCAGGCCCGTGCCGCGCGTGAGCGTGAGGAATTCGCCCTGGAAGCCGATCAGGCCACGCGCCGGGATGCGGTATTCGAGACGCGTGCGGCCGCGGCCGTCCGACGCCATGTCGAGCATTTCGCCCTTGCGGCGGCCCAGCTCTTCCATCACGCCGCCCTGGTGCGAGTCTTCGAGGTCGACCGTCAGCAGTTCGTACGGCTCGTGCTTCACGCCGTCGATTTCATGCAGCACCACGCGCGGACGCGACACGGCCATCTCGTAGCCTTCGCGACGCATGTTTTCGATCAGGATGGTCAGGTGCAGCTCGCCGCGGCCCGACACTTCGAACACGGTTTCGTCGCCAGTGTCTTTCACGCGCAGCGCGACGTTGTGATTCAGTTCCTTCATCAGACGGTCGCGGATCTGGCGGCTCGTCACGAACTTGCCTTCCTTGCCGGCGAGCGGCGACGAATTCACGAGGAAGTTCATCGTCAGCGTGGGTTCGTCGACGGTGATCATCGGCAGCGCTTCGGGCGCTTCCGGCGCGCAGATCGTCGCGCCGATGCCGACTTCTTCAATACCGTTGATCAGCACGATGTCACCGGCTTCCGCCTCGGCGACCTGCACGCGCTCGAGGCCTTCGAACGACAGCACCTGGTTGATCTTGCGGTTCAGGATTTCGCCTTCCGGACCGAAGCGGATCACGACCTGCTGACCCGGCTTGATACGGCCGCGCGTGATACGGCCCACGCCGATACGGCCGACGTACGTCGAGTAATCCAGCGACGTGATCTGCAGCTGCAGCGGACCGTCCGGATCGGCCGGGCGCACGGGGACGTGTTCGAGAATCGCTTCGAACAGCGGGCGCATCGTGCCTTCGCGGATGCTCGGATCGAGGCCGGCGTAGCCGTTCAGGCCCGACGCGTAGACGACCGGGAAGTCGAGCTGGTCTTCCGTGGCGCCGAGCTTGTCGAACAGGTCGAACGTCTGGTTGATGACCCAGTCGATGCGCGCGCCCGGACGGTCGATCTTGTTGATCACGACGATCGGCTTCAGACCCAGCGCGAGCGCCTTTTTCGTCACGAAGCGGGTTTGCGGCATCGGGCCTTCGACGGCGTCGACGAGCAGCAGCACGGAATCGACCATCGACAGCACGCGCTCCACTTCGCCGCCGAAGTCGGCGTGGCCCGGGGTGTCGACGATGTTGATGTGCGTGCCTTCGTATTCGACGGCGCAGTTCTTGGCGAGAATGGTGATGCCACGCTCTTTTTCGATGTCGTTCGAATCCATCACGCGTTCAGCGATCTGCTGGT
This is a stretch of genomic DNA from Paraburkholderia caribensis. It encodes these proteins:
- the lpdA gene encoding dihydrolipoyl dehydrogenase translates to MSKEFDVVVIGAGPGGYIAAIRAAQLGKTVACIEKWKNPAGTLKLGGTCLNVGCIPSKALLASSEEFENASHHLADHGISVENVKVDIAKMLARKEGIVEKMTKGIEFLFRKNKITWLKGHGKFTGKTDAGVQIEVSGEGETEVVTAKNVIIATGSKARHLPNVPVDNKIVADNEGALSFTEVPKKLAVIGAGVIGLELGSVWRRLGAEVTVLEALPEFLGAADQALAKEAAKQFKKQGLDIHVGVKVGEVKTTGNSVSIAYTDKDGNAKTLDADRLIVSIGRVPNTDNLGLEAIGLRANERGFIDVDDHCATSVPNVYAIGDVVRGPMLAHKAEDEGVLVAEIIDGQKPHIDYNCVPWVIYTEPEIAWVGKTEQQLKAEGREVKTGQFPFMANGRALGINKADGFVKMIADAKTDELLGVHIISANASDLIAEAVVAMEFKAASEDIGRICHPHPSLSEVMREAALAVDKRALNM
- the odhB gene encoding 2-oxoglutarate dehydrogenase complex dihydrolipoyllysine-residue succinyltransferase; protein product: MAIVEVKVPQLSESVSEATMLQWKKKPGEAVAQDEILIEIETDKVVLEVPAPSAGVLAQVIKNDGDIVVADEVIAKIDTEGKAGEAAVEAEVKPAPQAEPATAAAPAQAAAVAGANTAASPAATKILAEKGVAAGDVAGTGRDGRITKQDAVAAGAPAAKAAPAPAAAPARAAKPALPQVGAPASADQWLKDRPEQRVPMSRLRARIAERLLESQQTNAILTTFNEVNMAPVMDLRNKYKDKFEKEHGVKLGFMSFFVKAAVHALKKFPLVNASIDGNDIVYHGYFDIGIAVGSPRGLVVPILRNADQMSLADIEKKIAEFGQKAKDGKLSIEEMTGGTFSISNGGVFGSMLSTPIINPPQSAILGVHATKERAVVENGQIVIRPMNYLALSYDHRIIDGREAVLSLVAMKDALEDPARLLLDL
- a CDS encoding 2-oxoglutarate dehydrogenase E1 component; the protein is MMKQFQSNSYLFGGNAPYVEELYEAYLDNPASVPETWRNYFDALQNVPASDGTSANDVAHGPIVESFAQRAKANAFLPRTGGEDLTTARKQVYVQSLIGAYRFLGSQWANLDPLKRRERPNIPELEPAFYDFTEADMDQTFNTNNLYFGFEQASLRDIVKALRDTYCGTIGAEYMYLSDPEQKRWWKERLESIRSTPNFTADKKKHILNRLTAAEGLERFLHTKYVGQKRFSLEGGESFIASMDEVVHHAGKSGVQEIVIGMAHRGRLNVLVNTLGKMPADLFAEFEGKHVDDLPAGDVKYHKGFSSDVATEGGPVHLSLAFNPSHLEIVNPVVEGSAKARMDRRGDENGLQVLPVQIHGDAAFAGQGVVMETLNLAQTRGYGTHGTLHIVINNQIGFTTSDPRDARSTLYCSDVVKMIEAPVLHVNGDDPEAVVLATQMAIDFRMQFHKDVVIDIICFRKLGHNEQDTPAVTQPLMYKTIAKHPGTRALYAEKLVQQGVITADQGDEFVKAYRKAMDEGHHTVDPVLSNYKSKYAVDWVPFLNRKWTDAADTAVPLAELKRLAERITTIPEGFKVHPLVERVINDRRAMGRGEAQLDWGMGEHLAFASLVASGYAVRLTGQDSGRGTFTHRHAVLHDQNRERWNDGTYVPLQNIAEGQAKFTVIDSVLSEEAVLGFEYGYSTAEPNTFVAWEAQFGDFVNGAQVVIDQFISSGEVKWGRVSGLTMLLPHGYEGQGPEHSSARIERFLQLCADHNMQVVQPTTPAQVFHLLRRQMIRLFRKPLVVFTPKSLLRHKEAVSDLSELAKGSFQPVLGEADDSIDAKKVKRVLVCSGRVYYDLVAHRREAKAQDVAILRIEQLYPFAHKQFEAELKKYDNATEVVWVQDEPQNQGPWFYIEHHLREGMKEGQKLAYSGRPASASPAVGYYAKHYEQQKALIEGAFGRLKGASIVK
- the typA gene encoding translational GTPase TypA gives rise to the protein MSRALRNIAIIAHVDHGKTTLVDQLLRQSGTFRENQQIAERVMDSNDIEKERGITILAKNCAVEYEGTHINIVDTPGHADFGGEVERVLSMVDSVLLLVDAVEGPMPQTRFVTKKALALGLKPIVVINKIDRPGARIDWVINQTFDLFDKLGATEDQLDFPVVYASGLNGYAGLDPSIREGTMRPLFEAILEHVPVRPADPDGPLQLQITSLDYSTYVGRIGVGRITRGRIKPGQQVVIRFGPEGEILNRKINQVLSFEGLERVQVAEAEAGDIVLINGIEEVGIGATICAPEAPEALPMITVDEPTLTMNFLVNSSPLAGKEGKFVTSRQIRDRLMKELNHNVALRVKDTGDETVFEVSGRGELHLTILIENMRREGYEMAVSRPRVVLHEIDGVKHEPYELLTVDLEDSHQGGVMEELGRRKGEMLDMASDGRGRTRLEYRIPARGLIGFQGEFLTLTRGTGLMSHVFDEYAPVKDGSLGERRNGVLISQDDGAAVAYALWKLQDRGRMFVKPGDALYEGMIIGIHSRDNDLVVNPIKGKQLTNVRASGTDEAVRLVPAIQMSLEYAVEFIDEDELVEVTPQSIRLRKRHLKEHERRRASREAAVD